The following are from one region of the Salvia hispanica cultivar TCC Black 2014 chromosome 1, UniMelb_Shisp_WGS_1.0, whole genome shotgun sequence genome:
- the LOC125218075 gene encoding AT-rich interactive domain-containing protein 1-like isoform X2 translates to MKLSKTSSNQRFDRKQPIDWLSFITDDHAKLAIPVGPRFQVDIPSWNPPSSKSRITIGDTELNDENKLLDSIIWPPKGRSQNVYHDRVGRGRPQDCLCAFPGSIECVRQHVLAKRFQLKVELGPVFWKWRFDVMGEDVSKVWNQEEQRKFNDIVKKNLTSHDTSFVEAASRCLPCHSKGSIISYYLNVYIPRRIGVQTRSSCNIVDTDDDNNNDDEEENNSDDDDSVNDGEDIMHPKGSLKRLHAGFTSSTRKYMKIAFDLMPLP, encoded by the exons ATGAAGTTGTCGAAGACCTCAAGTAATCAAAGGTTTGATAGAAAACAACCAATAGATTGGCTTTCCTTCATCACTGATGACCATGCTAAGTTAGCAATTCCGGTTGGACCGCGTTTCCAAGTAGACATTCCATCTTGGAATCCCCCATCCTCCAAGAGTCGCATAACCATTGGTGATACGGAGTTGAATGATGAAAATAAGTTGTTAGACTCGATAATATGGCCGCCGAAAGGAAGAAGCCAAAATGTGTACCATGATAGGGTCGGAAGAGGAAGACCTCAAGATTGTTTATGTGCATTTCCAGGGTCTATAGAGTGCGTTAGACAACACGTGTTAGCCAAAAGATTCCAATTAAAGGTCGAACTTGGCCCCGTCTTTTGGAAATGGAGGTTTGATGTCATGGGAGAAGATGTCTCCAAGGTATGGAATCAGGAGGAACAGAGGAAATTTAATGATATTGTGAAAAAGAATCTTACATCTCATGATACAAGCTTCGTGGAGGCCGCCTCACGATGTTTGCCATGCCATAGCAAAGGAAGCATCATTAGCTACTATTTGAATGTGTACATCCCAAGGCGGATAGGTGTTCAAACTAGGTCGAGTTGCAATATCGTCGACACAGATGATGATAACAACAatgatgatgaggaagagaatAATAGCGATGATGATGATTCTGTCAATGATGGTGAGGACATCATGCATCCCAAGGGGTCGCTTAAGAGGTTACATGCTGGCTTTACTTCCTCCACTCGTAAATACATGAAGATCGCATTTGACCTCATGCCG TTACCCTAA
- the LOC125218075 gene encoding AT-rich interactive domain-containing protein 1-like isoform X1 codes for MKLSKTSSNQRFDRKQPIDWLSFITDDHAKLAIPVGPRFQVDIPSWNPPSSKSRITIGDTELNDENKLLDSIIWPPKGRSQNVYHDRVGRGRPQDCLCAFPGSIECVRQHVLAKRFQLKVELGPVFWKWRFDVMGEDVSKVWNQEEQRKFNDIVKKNLTSHDTSFVEAASRCLPCHSKGSIISYYLNVYIPRRIGVQTRSSCNIVDTDDDNNNDDEEENNSDDDDSVNDGEDIMHPKGSLKRLHAGFTSSTRKYMKIAFDLMPFNVCFRNMMELKLP; via the coding sequence ATGAAGTTGTCGAAGACCTCAAGTAATCAAAGGTTTGATAGAAAACAACCAATAGATTGGCTTTCCTTCATCACTGATGACCATGCTAAGTTAGCAATTCCGGTTGGACCGCGTTTCCAAGTAGACATTCCATCTTGGAATCCCCCATCCTCCAAGAGTCGCATAACCATTGGTGATACGGAGTTGAATGATGAAAATAAGTTGTTAGACTCGATAATATGGCCGCCGAAAGGAAGAAGCCAAAATGTGTACCATGATAGGGTCGGAAGAGGAAGACCTCAAGATTGTTTATGTGCATTTCCAGGGTCTATAGAGTGCGTTAGACAACACGTGTTAGCCAAAAGATTCCAATTAAAGGTCGAACTTGGCCCCGTCTTTTGGAAATGGAGGTTTGATGTCATGGGAGAAGATGTCTCCAAGGTATGGAATCAGGAGGAACAGAGGAAATTTAATGATATTGTGAAAAAGAATCTTACATCTCATGATACAAGCTTCGTGGAGGCCGCCTCACGATGTTTGCCATGCCATAGCAAAGGAAGCATCATTAGCTACTATTTGAATGTGTACATCCCAAGGCGGATAGGTGTTCAAACTAGGTCGAGTTGCAATATCGTCGACACAGATGATGATAACAACAatgatgatgaggaagagaatAATAGCGATGATGATGATTCTGTCAATGATGGTGAGGACATCATGCATCCCAAGGGGTCGCTTAAGAGGTTACATGCTGGCTTTACTTCCTCCACTCGTAAATACATGAAGATCGCATTTGACCTCATGCCG